In a single window of the Luteibacter rhizovicinus DSM 16549 genome:
- a CDS encoding DUF4142 domain-containing protein, with translation MTQRRLFTLALATAALFPVAGVAFAQTAAADHPMSASSSESAADTNFVKMASAAGLAEVSLGKIGAEKGQSDAVKTFGQTMVDDHTKAGDELKSIASGKSIPTATAPMPADVKAASAIEKKDGAAFDAAFKTKMVADHEKVIKLFTQESTSGKDADLKAFATKTLPTLKHHLEMAKALPSAK, from the coding sequence ATGACCCAGCGCCGTTTGTTCACCTTGGCCTTAGCCACCGCCGCTCTTTTTCCAGTCGCTGGCGTCGCGTTCGCTCAGACCGCGGCAGCCGACCACCCCATGTCGGCATCGTCGTCGGAGAGCGCGGCGGACACCAACTTCGTCAAAATGGCCAGCGCCGCTGGCCTGGCCGAGGTAAGTCTCGGAAAGATCGGCGCCGAAAAGGGTCAATCCGATGCTGTTAAGACATTCGGACAGACCATGGTCGACGACCACACCAAGGCTGGCGACGAGCTGAAATCGATCGCAAGCGGCAAGTCGATACCGACGGCCACTGCACCGATGCCGGCGGACGTGAAAGCGGCGTCGGCGATCGAGAAGAAAGATGGCGCGGCATTCGATGCCGCGTTCAAGACGAAAATGGTTGCCGACCATGAAAAGGTCATCAAGCTTTTCACGCAGGAATCGACGAGCGGCAAGGACGCGGATTTGAAGGCCTTTGCGACGAAAACGCTGCCGACCCTCAAGCATCACCTCGAGATGGCGAAGGCACTGCCTTCGGCAAAGTAA
- a CDS encoding VOC family protein, giving the protein MTDVDRAKHFYARLGWRFDIDYTDERGFRVVQYTPPGSGCSVMFGERMTTAQPGSVQGLHLVVSDIVQARDEMLRRGIDVSDIFHDANGVFHHAGKENQSSGPNPDRKSYASYFSLSDPDGNQWVVQEVTERLTGPVALSDHHFTETLAEATRRPMDPG; this is encoded by the coding sequence GTGACCGACGTCGATCGAGCGAAGCATTTCTATGCCCGGCTCGGCTGGCGTTTCGACATCGACTACACCGATGAACGCGGCTTCCGAGTCGTCCAGTACACGCCGCCGGGCTCGGGTTGCTCGGTAATGTTCGGTGAACGCATGACCACGGCGCAACCCGGCTCGGTGCAGGGTCTGCATCTCGTCGTTAGCGACATCGTGCAAGCCCGAGACGAAATGCTCCGTCGTGGCATCGATGTGAGTGACATCTTCCATGACGCCAACGGCGTCTTCCACCACGCGGGAAAGGAGAACCAGTCATCCGGTCCCAATCCCGACCGGAAGAGTTACGCCTCGTACTTTTCCCTCAGTGACCCGGATGGCAACCAGTGGGTCGTGCAGGAAGTGACCGAGAGACTGACAGGGCCGGTCGCCCTGTCAGACCATCATTTTACCGAGACGCTCGCGGAAGCCACGCGGCGTCCGATGGATCCGGGTTAG
- a CDS encoding AraC family transcriptional regulator, translating into MFSSLSSKSASDPLSNVLALLDLSSVRCTRLEAGGEWSLSLPVRERLKFVAVLRGAAWIVLPDSEPRQLAAGDTFLLTNTPYVVTSDPTLDPQDGIALFGEKSILQLDGDDTVMLGGAFTFADANAPRMIEALPAFMHIRASSPAAAVLRDTLGLLNREMDQSNLGSTLMIERLGDVLLIQALRAYVSDDGADATGWIGAFSDPRVGGAIKLMHNAVHHQWTVGELAAAMAMSRSAFALRFKSMVGVAPLEYLRHWRMQLAQHALHKGTCSIAVLASSLGYASVSAFGNAYKHAYGHSPKRSKAHVSTNDTE; encoded by the coding sequence ATGTTTTCGTCGCTATCGTCCAAATCTGCTTCCGATCCCCTGTCCAACGTCCTGGCGTTGCTCGACCTGTCGAGTGTCCGATGCACGCGTCTGGAGGCAGGAGGCGAGTGGTCGCTTAGCCTGCCCGTCCGGGAACGCCTGAAGTTCGTCGCCGTCCTACGCGGAGCGGCATGGATCGTGCTGCCCGACAGTGAGCCGCGTCAGCTCGCTGCAGGTGACACGTTCCTTCTGACCAACACGCCGTATGTGGTGACGAGCGATCCGACTTTGGATCCGCAGGATGGCATTGCCCTCTTTGGAGAGAAAAGCATCCTGCAGCTCGATGGCGATGACACCGTGATGCTGGGGGGCGCATTCACTTTCGCCGACGCGAACGCGCCACGCATGATCGAAGCCCTGCCCGCTTTCATGCACATTCGCGCCAGCTCGCCTGCGGCGGCCGTCTTACGAGATACCTTGGGCCTGTTGAATCGCGAAATGGACCAGTCGAACCTGGGCTCGACCCTGATGATCGAGCGCCTGGGCGATGTCCTGCTCATTCAGGCGCTTCGCGCCTACGTTTCCGATGACGGCGCGGATGCCACCGGCTGGATCGGCGCATTTTCGGATCCCCGGGTCGGGGGCGCGATCAAGCTGATGCACAACGCGGTTCACCATCAGTGGACGGTCGGAGAGCTGGCAGCTGCCATGGCCATGTCGCGTTCGGCGTTCGCCCTGCGCTTTAAATCCATGGTGGGTGTCGCCCCACTCGAGTATCTCCGTCACTGGCGAATGCAGCTCGCCCAACACGCCCTGCACAAAGGTACATGTTCGATCGCGGTGCTTGCTTCGTCCCTTGGCTACGCGTCGGTCAGCGCCTTCGGCAACGCTTACAAGCACGCCTATGGCCATTCACCCAAACGCTCGAAGGCGCACGTCTCGACAAACGATACGGAGTGA
- a CDS encoding aldo/keto reductase: MKKRKLGSQGLEVGAIGLGCMGMSQSYGPADEAESIATLHRAIELGCDFFDTAENYGPFTNESLLGKAFKDRRDQVVIATKFGSRFDGDTIVGMDSRPENIVRVVDGCLQRLQTDHIDLLYQHRLDRSVPIEDVAGAVGRLVERGKVRFFGLSEVGVANLRRAHAVHPVSALQSEYSLWERNLEPEIIPALRELGIGLVPFCPLGRGFLAGGVKRAEAYPEDDTRRIDPRYQGTNYDANLQAARVVFDIAAEQGITPAQVALAWLLCKGDDIVPIPGTKRRSYLEENLVAADVRLDEADTQRIDDALVPGSVSGNRYADWILATIDR; encoded by the coding sequence CTGAAGAAGAGAAAGCTGGGGTCCCAGGGCCTCGAAGTCGGCGCGATCGGGTTGGGTTGCATGGGCATGAGCCAATCCTACGGGCCAGCCGATGAAGCCGAGTCCATCGCGACGCTGCACCGGGCGATTGAGCTCGGTTGTGATTTTTTCGACACGGCGGAGAACTACGGTCCGTTCACCAACGAGAGCCTGCTCGGCAAGGCCTTCAAGGATCGTCGCGACCAGGTCGTCATCGCCACCAAGTTCGGCTCACGGTTCGATGGCGACACCATCGTCGGTATGGACAGTCGCCCCGAAAACATCGTCCGGGTGGTGGATGGATGCCTTCAAAGGCTGCAGACCGACCACATCGACCTGCTCTACCAGCATCGGCTCGACCGTTCTGTTCCCATAGAAGACGTCGCAGGTGCCGTCGGTCGATTGGTCGAGCGTGGGAAAGTGCGTTTCTTCGGCCTCTCGGAGGTGGGTGTCGCCAATCTCCGCCGCGCGCATGCCGTACATCCGGTCTCGGCCTTGCAGAGTGAGTACTCTCTATGGGAACGCAATCTCGAGCCCGAGATCATCCCTGCCCTGCGTGAACTCGGCATCGGGCTGGTGCCGTTCTGCCCGCTGGGGCGAGGCTTTCTCGCCGGTGGCGTGAAGCGCGCCGAGGCCTACCCGGAAGACGATACCCGTCGTATCGATCCGCGTTACCAGGGTACGAACTACGATGCCAACCTGCAGGCCGCACGCGTGGTTTTCGACATCGCCGCCGAACAGGGCATCACACCGGCGCAAGTCGCACTCGCGTGGTTGCTGTGCAAAGGCGACGACATCGTTCCGATTCCGGGCACCAAGCGCCGCAGCTACCTGGAAGAAAACCTCGTAGCGGCAGATGTCCGGCTCGACGAGGCGGACACGCAACGTATCGACGACGCGCTGGTACCGGGCAGCGTATCGGGCAATCGATACGCCGACTGGATCCTTGCGACCATCGACCGCTGA
- a CDS encoding AraC family transcriptional regulator: MIADPASDILEFTKAQTLVTGGFRASGAWALQFPVPKSIKFFAVVKGRCWAIVDGLPEPVEFGPGDVGLLAAPRAFVLASNLICTPQDAMEVFSGAGKTEVTLGDGSDFEYIGGHVLLDPVSGRFLADVLPPWAHVPADQPDAAVFRWLLGQLRAEHGSSAFGAKLASAQLAQLLFIHVLRTHLGNADALPTGWLRALSDPRLAAALRMMHGEPGKAWGLDELARASSMSRTAFAARFKLLAGTTPLAYLTAWRMRLAERALREEGTSVGLIGQMLGYSSESAFSNAFKREKGVSPQGYRRRPVSREDAS; the protein is encoded by the coding sequence ATGATCGCTGATCCCGCCTCCGATATTCTCGAGTTCACAAAAGCCCAGACGCTGGTCACCGGGGGTTTCAGGGCGAGCGGGGCATGGGCATTGCAGTTCCCGGTGCCTAAATCGATCAAGTTCTTCGCGGTGGTGAAAGGGCGTTGTTGGGCGATCGTCGATGGGCTTCCCGAGCCGGTCGAATTCGGTCCGGGCGACGTGGGCCTGCTTGCCGCGCCGCGTGCCTTCGTTCTCGCCAGCAACCTCATCTGCACGCCGCAGGATGCCATGGAGGTCTTCAGCGGCGCAGGCAAGACGGAGGTGACGCTCGGCGATGGCAGCGACTTCGAGTACATCGGCGGCCACGTGCTTCTCGATCCCGTGAGCGGCCGCTTCCTCGCCGACGTGCTGCCACCCTGGGCCCACGTCCCAGCCGATCAGCCTGATGCCGCTGTGTTTCGCTGGCTACTCGGGCAACTACGCGCAGAACACGGTTCGTCGGCGTTCGGGGCGAAGCTCGCCTCTGCTCAGCTGGCTCAGCTCCTTTTCATCCATGTCCTCAGGACACATCTCGGCAATGCAGATGCACTACCGACCGGCTGGCTCCGTGCCTTGAGCGACCCAAGGCTGGCTGCCGCCCTGCGAATGATGCACGGCGAGCCGGGAAAGGCATGGGGTCTGGATGAGCTCGCGCGGGCCTCATCGATGTCTCGCACCGCCTTTGCGGCTCGCTTCAAGTTATTAGCCGGTACCACACCGCTGGCGTACCTGACAGCGTGGCGCATGCGTCTCGCCGAGCGTGCGCTTCGTGAAGAAGGGACGTCCGTCGGTTTGATCGGTCAGATGCTGGGATACTCGTCGGAGAGCGCATTCAGTAACGCGTTCAAACGGGAGAAGGGGGTCTCACCGCAGGGGTATCGACGCCGTCCCGTTAGTCGCGAAGATGCTAGCTGA
- a CDS encoding SDR family oxidoreductase, with translation MSSESKVVVITGASSGIGQATARLLAGRGYKVALGARRDEALSAMTEELRQAGGQAVYKVTDVTRRSDVEALVSFAVENFGQVDAIVNNAGIGPISRFDALCVDDWDAMIDVNLRGTLYGIAAVLPLFARQERGHVINVISTAGIKILPTMGPYAATKNAVRTLTEALRQEAGPHLRVTEISPGMVATRFGDSITDLKTKEDIQRRMGDIAIPADAIARGILFALEQPPEVEVGSMVIRPTAQG, from the coding sequence ATGTCCAGCGAAAGCAAGGTTGTGGTGATTACGGGCGCGAGTAGCGGAATTGGCCAGGCAACGGCGCGGTTGCTCGCAGGTCGCGGCTATAAGGTCGCGCTTGGTGCGCGGCGTGATGAGGCACTTTCTGCGATGACGGAGGAGCTGCGCCAGGCAGGCGGGCAGGCTGTCTACAAGGTGACCGATGTCACCCGGCGAAGCGATGTCGAGGCGCTGGTGAGCTTTGCTGTTGAAAACTTCGGTCAGGTGGATGCCATCGTCAACAATGCAGGGATTGGCCCGATATCGCGTTTCGATGCGCTGTGCGTGGACGACTGGGACGCCATGATCGACGTCAACCTTCGTGGCACGTTGTACGGTATCGCGGCAGTGCTGCCCTTGTTTGCGCGTCAAGAAAGGGGCCATGTGATCAACGTCATATCGACGGCCGGTATCAAAATCTTACCGACCATGGGTCCGTATGCAGCCACGAAGAACGCCGTTCGCACGTTGACTGAAGCACTGCGCCAGGAGGCCGGGCCGCATTTGCGCGTAACCGAAATATCGCCGGGCATGGTGGCCACTCGATTCGGTGATTCGATCACGGACCTCAAGACGAAAGAGGATATCCAAAGGCGCATGGGCGACATAGCGATTCCCGCGGACGCGATCGCTCGCGGGATTCTTTTTGCGCTGGAACAGCCACCCGAAGTAGAGGTCGGAAGTATGGTCATCCGACCGACGGCCCAGGGGTGA